From Daucus carota subsp. sativus chromosome 6, DH1 v3.0, whole genome shotgun sequence:
AAAGCTCGTTCTAATCTGTAGGGTGTGGAGactcgtataattttaaaaaagatttatcaaattgatctaaacatataattattgattattcatataaaaaaattttaaggatggactctgatttgttctaaaattatctaaagttaacGAATGAATAtcattggcctaaaataaggaatgatatattggtactaaattaattcctcttttttttattggttaacatcctaaataatttattttttcataaattgaattgaattgaattaaattacttaaagtaaatctcaaattctattattatctaattagattatttttaattagataatgaaaaggagtctaattagtttagttataatcagataatgaaaaggagctgattaattatattgtataataaaaaattgtattgacTAACTCATGATTAActtgtatgtggttaatattttggataaaatttaatagaagaaaagttggatgatgaataatattactgctaaaataattctttttttctgattggttaactgcataaggtggttgaaagaaagttgaagaattaatatgattggtctaaaatttaggaatggcaTATGAtcagtcctaaaataattcttctttttaattggttaactgcatttgaggatggactctgatttgttttaaaattatctaaagttaacggataaatattattggcctaaaataaggaatgatatattggtactaaattaattcctctttttttattggttaacatcctaaaataatttattttttcataaattgaattgaattaaattaaattacttaaagtaaatctcaaattctattattatctaattagattatttttaattagataatgaaaaggagtctaattagttgagttataatcagataatgaaaaggagttgattaattatattgtatgataaataatattagtgctaaaataattctttttttctgattggttaactgcataaggtggttgaaagaaagttgaagaatgaatatgattggtctaaaatttaggaatgacttctgattggtcctaaaataattcctattttctgattggttaagtGCATACAGTggtagaaggaaagttggagaatcaatatgattggtctaaaatttaggaatgacttctgattggtcctaaaataattcctcttttctgattggttaactgcatacctgggtagactcaggtattataatatGGGATGTTTAATGTACTAgtatttcacttttttttatatatataaatctccaaatATCTTTATCGGAGGAATAGTCtcagatattattttttattcaaaattattatacagCATTCatctatgttttattttttaacagtGCTAACCTCTTAAAGCGAACGTTATTTCACGTACTATTTAACGTTTCATactgaaatattatattatattatgttttataagtattttcaaATCTAAATGTCAGTGTTTTCTTTCGAAAATCCAAAAACTGAACTATccgaaattaataaataatattttgaatcatttatacaaattatgatattttgaGTATATTATGTGTAAAAATTGTGGTATATGGATTGAGGTGTTTTCTCTGTAAATTTGTTATAGtctttatgatattaatttaaaattcattttttatattcgaattcttatattaaatttaaaatcatatatacatacatgtattaTTTGAGCAAAATTAAAGTAGACGAGCATCATAAGAGCAACCCCAAGAAACTCCTGTGTGAGCTCTTAAAGTTAAAATTTGAGGAGAATGTAGTAAAATTCTACTCGAACAAACTCCTGATGCTTCTTCAAATATTTAAGAGTCCTCTCATCCTCTTCATACTTAAGACTCTCACTCCTCtccctatttcattttttattaatatacatgtacTTTTAACCTTGCACCAACTCTccttttctttaataaaaaacttTAAGTACacttaataataaaaaacaactTAAGAAGgatgaataaatatattattggaGATGATGAGTGATTTTTGTATCTTATGTCGTTAAGAggcaattaattatattatttttggcaAAAATTTTAGGAGTTTATTGGAATTGCTCTAAGCTAACTCTTAGCTAAATATAGACTGAAGTCACTGAACGAGTGGCAAAAAGCAAAAACTCATGCCAAGTTCATTTATAAACCCTTAGAACAACTCCAACAAACTGCTTATTCAAGCTCTTTACCTATGTTTTGAGGAGGATTGTCCAAAACAAAACTCCAAGAGCATCCTAACTCTTCCTCATATATTTAAGAGCTCTCCGATGCTCCTCAATTTTAAGAGTCTTTCTTCTCTCTTTActtcattttttaataaatttatttgctTCTTCCTAGTTTCTTTGCCTTCACTTTTCTCTATTCTAGTATCATGTGTACATTTATTAGTAAAAAAGTGGTTTAGAAGGTATAGATGAAGAAATCATTGGAAATGAAAGGTAAAAACATGTCTTAAGTATTTAGGagtgaattttttatattacttttgAAATGCATGATTAAGAgattgttggagatgctcttagggaTTCATCCAGTATCCCTCACACTTTCCCGTTCTCCTAGATTCATTGGTTTATATTTAGACGTCAGGGTGAGGCCTAGGGTGAGAGCGGCCGGGACGAGAATGAGACAGAAAATGATGAAGAGCGGGGTGACCACAGCGAGGCTGATGAGCGTGCCAACGAGGGTGATGTATGCCAGTGAGGAAGAGGAGAGTGGCCGCCGATGAGTACGAGGGTGACGATGGTGAAGACCTGGGAGGTGGAGGGCTGTTTTTGGCGTATTGTGTGTGTATAGGTAATAGGATGGTGTTGATATGGGGTGCTAGGGGGATTATAAAGGTTGCTTTTGAGTTGGATTTCTAATTTGTTGTTTATGTTACTTTTTAGGTTGCAGTGTTATTGCAACTAGTTTCTTAACCCGCACGGGTtgctttaaatattttttttaatatatgttatatctttttgttcatcttttttaaattgagattatttatattataaaaataatttaaatttatttgtattttaagtcatattatattGATGTCTATATGTAAACATATCCTCAcaataatgatatttataaaattataaatacaaaaaatatacattatttaaaattttattatataattaaattatcaacCACCTAAAAttactcattattttttttttgctaagtgcTCATTGTTGttgtattagatatataatagaatttggCGAAATTCGGTTAAAATCGATGACAAATTGGGAAAAAAATGGATTAATTGgttgaaaattacaaaatttgtgggggaaatttaaaattttaaaaagtattatatatatttattatttttacatatataaaataaaattatttttgaataatgtaTTCATCATTTTGATTAATCGCTGATTTTCTGATTTCCGCTTTTTATAatattggatatttatttatttattattaaatcatgaatataaatatattacacatatatgtattggaattttaattatgaagtaatttaatgtataataatgattagacattaatgtctaataaatacgttAGTAATAAAAGTCAaccttcaaatatataaatatatgataatgagTAAGGGGTGATTCgtcattttaaattaaattacttatGGTTgttctattagatatataataatagataatagattAATTGGTCCCGCACGGGTAATaaatagggatggcaacgggttggatcggttcgaatatttgagatatccaaatccaaatccaaattatttttaaaatccaaatccaaatccaaatccaatcgggtttcacatatcaaatccaaatccaaatccacgggtttcggatcgggttcgggtttgttcgggtttatccaaaaccTCAATCCtgaaatttatatagtattgtaaaaatattatttttgattttttcgcccttaaatttcattatatttaaaactaaactactttaataataaagtattacacattaataaaatcttgaaccgtatttaataatttctgaacacaaattttcattatatggagtatgaaattttaaaataactcattagtattctcaaaaaaaaaaaaaaaactcattagttaaacaaaaaaagtcactataacccaagaatatacacattcacactctatctatatatatatatataaacaaaatttagaagatttaaaattgaaaaaaagtatattagtatacataaacatatacatacatacatacatacatacatatatatttggattttttttcgggtttcgggtttggatcggattcggatttcgggttcggtttcgatacggaatacctagtatccaaatccaaatccaaactcattcgggtctaaaaatcaaatccaaatccaaatccaaattcaaaatatcgggttcggtaagatccattcgggtcgaaacggtcgggtatccattcggatcggttttttctgCAATCCCTAGTAATAAAGATACTAATTACCGGATATAATCATTTTCTCGGCGCTTAGTAATGAGATAAGTCCAAATCAGTTTTTTGATAGTTAATTACTTCTCTATTACTGATTTTATTAtgtaacaattatataaaatatttcaaactaTATCAGCACCTCAAATATTGGCATGCCATGAGATTATTCACACATGTACCGCTCATATTACTTAGAAAGAATTAATTTAGCTGTAGAATTCGCCACGAAGTTGACGAGTACTTACAGCTCTCTGTTTGATTAGCACACATTCAACATAAGGTAAATccaataaagaaaaaaaacagcATTTAAAATTAAGCATTGGTTTGACGTAATTCAACTTATTTGTCATGCTTCATACAAGTATATTACACCACAATAGTACAACGGATCGGACGTCTGGTTACTAGCTAATGATCAATAACCAAATGATACTCTCCACGTTATTGTAACAAATATTGCTTCATTCACCGAAAGcaatttattcaaattattgTTAATTTTCATCTCGCGCAATATTTTCACCACACGCGCGAGTAAAGCTGCAAACTCCCCTAGTAAGGCTTTTGCCCAATGTAGTTACCTGGGGGATCATAGCTACAAGTAATGAACCACCACACCCCATTGCTACACAAAACCCTAGCACACCCCAGCCTCACCGAGTTCCTCCACACCACCTGAGTATAGTGCCCACACACCTTCCCGCTGGCACACGTATTCGTCGCGTAATTATAATCAGCCTTCTCAGCCACCCACAAGTTAACCGCAGCCGTACCTGTGAATGAGCCACTGCCTTTAGCTAGGTTTTCACCATAGGGGCCACCGGAGTGCACAAGACCGCAATCTCCGATCCTCGAGTTGGTGTAGTTCAGTGCATATTGAGCCACTACAGCATCCCATACCATCGGGCCCACACCGACTTGAGAGCGAGCCGTGTTGTGTGCATTCAGAAAGTCTTGGTTTGAGTTTTGAGCATGGGAGTGATGAGAAAGTGTTGCTAGGGTTAGGAATGTAAGAAGATATAAGTATTTGTTTTCCATTTTTTGTTTATGGAAATATGAGATTATTGATGAGGTATTTATAAGGGTGAAAAGGGGAGTTAAGAGTCATTGTGGAAATGCAAGTTGGATTTGGCATGTTAAGAAAAGTGGAAAATAGGGTTACAAGATTAAGTAAACCCTAAAGTCACCATCAGTATGCAGTCCCCCTTGCACAAATGGGTGCATACATGATAAAGCACGTATAAATTAAGGTTAGCTTTGAGGTGAGGTTATGTAAGTGGTAGCTTTTGATTTAGATTAATAGCTAAGTAGGATTATGAAATTAGATCATAAGACGTTACAACTTGATTATCAACTTTTCTAAAAGAAGAAACTACTTTCAGCTCAAgtcatgtatatatgtgtgttgtGTTGTTAAAATACGTGCAAGTAATTAgggtaatttaaaatttgaagggCGGTGCATGAAATCTAACTGATAGTATTAGTACTAATCATATATGTAACTGCTAGCTAGTCTCTTAATTAGATTGTAATCTGATTTATTTGATTAAGAGTTGCATGTGTTTGGCTGATAGAGGTACAGATGACCTAAATTTTTTAAGTCGAAATGATTTATTCGTAAATTTATTGGGTCGTTCGGGTGAATTTAAAAAAGcgattttttgtttaaaatgaggaagtggagtagaattgagaaGTAAGTTATGTGCCTGTTTGGCAACGCGAGAAGTATCGTCTGgatgaattttaaaaaagcgacttcttgtttaaaatgaaaacatggagtagaagtgagaagttatGTGCCTGCTTGACAACGAGAGAGAAGTGTTGTTTAGGTGAATTTAAAAATGCGACTTCTTATTTAAAATGAAGACGTCATGTAGTAGAAGTGATAAGTCGTAATTAATTTAGTTTGTTGTTTGTCGAATTATCCTTAACCCTTTTTTTTGTCATGTCAAATTATCCttgtaaatattttcaataCGAATTTTGTTAGTGTCACCCttttttatgttatataatGAACCATAATTTCCATATAATACCAAGAAAGTCGAAGAATTATCCTGTTTTAACTCTTCACTCGTGTACTAATTTGAGGTGGCTTTTGGCAAGTGCAAAAATATACAGCGAAAGCGGAGATTATTAGATTGATACCAAAAGGTCATGAGTAACAAAGATATAGACATCACAGTTGAAGATTATACTATACATATCAGGTAACGGTTGATTcaatactacaagttgaatagAGTATCACACATCCATTCTCATATGTACTTTAAAGGTTTATAGTAGATTTTGTTCCcacaagaaaatatataaataagctATATACGCTGACGAGGAAGTTGCATTTTCTAGGCCACAGCCGATGAGATACAATGCTCGAAAGGTGACGTGAAAAACACAAGGTTGACTAGTCGAGGCTTCCAAATACTACAAGATAAATTGCTTTTGTATGGAAATGGAATGCTTTTGCAGGGGAGATGGTTCTACAAATTTGTTGCTTAAGCAAACAAGTTGACTGATCAAGTGGCATTAGAAAAGAACATTTACGATATGATTATGGTCAAGATGGTGAGAGATAGCACCAAAATCTTCCAAATGGATGCTCTCTTCCCAAGTGTTGAGGAAGATCCAATTACAATAATGTTACCCGGAGGATCATAGCTACAAGTAACGAACCACCAGAGGCCATTGCTGCACAAAACCCTCGCGCATCCAAGCCGGATCGAGCTCCTCCAGACCACCTGAGTATAGTGCCCACAAACCTGATCCCTGGCACAAGTGTTTGATGCGTTGTTGTAATAAATCTTTTCATTAATCCACAGCTCAACTGCATCAGTTCCAGTGAATGAACCGGTGCCTTTAGCAAGGTTTTCACCATACCGACCATTGGAGTGTATGAGGTTGCAATCTCTGGCCCTCAAATTGGTATAGTTTAATGCATAGGCAGCCACGGTGACGTCCCATGTCATCGGTCCGACGCCAACTTCAGCACGAGCTTTGTTATGTGCGTCGAGATAGTCCTGCTCTGAGTTTTGGCCCTGAGAGTGATGAAAAAAGTTAGCTAGAATCAGGAAAGCAAGGAGGAGTAGCGCAAACTTATCGAGACTCATGTTAAGATTTTGTATTGAAATTCGAGGTTAGTAGTAATGTAGATGTTTAACAAAGTGGACATATATTTATGGGTTAAATCATAAGCAAACCTCAATGTCGATATCAAATCCCCTATAAATCATCATATACGACATGACTTGCGTGTATATACATACTTGCACAAGACACGTATGTACAAAACAATATCCTATTAATGTTCTTGTAGTGTTCATAACGTATACTAAAAGGTAATCAATATTATTAATCTGAAATGATTGTACTTTCAGTTGCTGCAATTAACTATAGATAACTGCAAGTCCTCAAAAAATAATCCCAGGGAAAACCGGTTAATAGAAGACTTTGGGACTAGGTAGCTTTTTGTGAGCTCAAGATCTCTTACAAGGTGACAAGCCAACACCTGATTACATAAATGACCCAAGGGTTGGGCCAacattacaagttgattaaagaAAGGTAAGCAAACGAGGGAAGGAAAGCAATATAATTCGCAAATGACATTCTTATGCTCATCTATTAAAGAATGTTTGAAAAAATTTTGATGCCTAATTTATACATAgtgattttacaaatatatgagAATTGACAGCCTAGTAGTAATTATCTTCCCCTGGTTCCACCTCCACCTAATGACAAGGTCAAAAGAAATAATCTTCAGGAGGAGTAGAGGCCCCATCTAATTCATTGCTCAGAATTCTCTGATTCCCGGATATGTAGACATGATCAAGATCAACTGATAAAGCAATTTTTCAAAGGAAGAAAATTTTGAGGCTAAAAAATTGAAGAATATCAACTCTTAACTTTGACCCTTTTTAGCTGCGCAATGAAAAGATCATTCCAAACATCCGTTAACCCAGGTAGGCACCAGTGCATGCAGTCGTCGTGTTTCTTCCCTCCAGATGTGGATGGATGGGCATCAGCTCTGTATTCACTCATGTGGGTGATGTCCAAAACATGGAAAGTAGAGCTCTTCAGGGCCTTGTACAGGTGCTGGTTGACCAGGCGTGTCTCCACATTTGttgcattattttttaaagcaaAAAGTTCTTCCACCTGCAAGTGAACAAAAACAAGATTTAAAAACATGTAGCCAGGTTACAGAATCAAATAACCGACcaaaaacaaaagcaacaactaacaaaaagaaataaattttgATCTAATTTCCAAACTAAAACACACCTGTTGAGGCATCAAAGGCTGTAAACGCTGACAAGAACCACCTTGATCCCAATCACCTCCTTCAAAATGTCGAGGGGATTGGGTGCGAAAAAATAGAACTGTACCGGGTCTGCTTTTTCTTTCCACGAATGATGTCTACATATAAAGAGAAATTTGACAAAATGTCATATTGCTCACATTATGCTACTGGTTTTTGTCTAAAAGAAAACTGAAGAATTTTTCATAATACCATAGCAACTCAAGctaagaagagaaaagaaaaagcCAATCTAGCTTATTTACAAGACTGAGATGCCCCAAGACtagttaaaaatttaattgCATTAGCAATTTTAATCTATTTACAGAGGattgtaataaaaattatagaaatccaaatttatATTCCAGTATTACTCTGAAGAAAACAGCATATTTGTAAACTTAGGAAACCCCATGTAGCAGCTATTGTAATTTTATGATCAAATATGGGCAGCATTGATGGACCTTTATTCAGTTCTTTTCCACTACGGCCttaacatgcaaatttctatGTTTAGAAAAGCTTTGACAATATTTTAGAAGAACTTTCCACGATACATACATAGTTATGGAAGTATGACATCCATCATACCATGTGTCTCAGAACCATGTCAAGCCCCACATCAGGAGATACTGGAGGAACCAAAGGCAAACCCTTTTCAAAGAAAAGCATAGGTGATTTAACAGGGTCGAACTTTGAAGGAGCCCACCACCTACAAAAGCACCCCAAAGTCAAATAATGATATACTGACCTTAATATACAAAGTTACTGAGCAATAGTGGCGAGTGCCAAACAAGAAATAGCACAAGGcggataatatttaaaataggaATAAAGCTGCTAAATTTTCCATTGCCTCCTCCGCTCGGGAGTTATGCATCAGATAATACAAAAACAGAATGACAAGGAAGTTCACTTGCAACCTTAGAAATTGGCAGTTGTTTGCTTTGACGGTTCATAAACCAGATATTTTTCAGTAATACTTACGACTAAGTTATGACCCATTGAACATTCAATTAACGCATAAGATGTATGATGTTCAATGCTCATCTTAGTGGTGCTATATCAGATTCAGGGAAGTGAAATATAATACCAGTGTCCTGTGTTTAAGATGAGAATATCATGGAAAGTTGGTGCTTCTGCCCAAGTTCCATCAGGCACATCAACATCAACCCTGTAACCCTCTTTGTATCCAAGAGATTCTAGCTTTCCATTACTGTCGGAGGCTAACCAACTGAGTAATAAACAGATTCACAGAAGATATTAGTATAAGATATAAGCCTACTGCGAAATCCATAGGGAAATATATTGATAAAGGAAAGAGAGACAATGTAAGTCAACCCATACCGACCATTTTGAAATCTGCTTAAGCCTGAATACACTAATGGGTGACGACCAGGCTTGGTCCACCCGAAATAGGATACATAGTAGTAAATAAGATATTCAATAACCATTCATAAAAGCTTTTAGATTTAGCTTGTAGCGTCcacaaatattacataattttagaAGGAATTGCTGAATTTTAGAAAATCTGAACCTTATATTAAGAGATCAAAGCATAACTacgaacaaaaaaaaaagaggatgaCTAAAATCAATTATAATCAGTTAGTAGGAATAAAATTAGTTGGATATATGAAAGTGGAAAAGAAACTACAAAAGTATCTCCATACAACAAGGAAAAACACAATGCTTGCTCCATGTGTATAATAAAATGGGACATTAAACTAATAAACGCCTTACGGGGAGGGATGAACAGAACTCTAGAGCTCTGATTCAAGATTCTTTCAATTAGTCCTGTCAGGGCTACATGCCAAAACATTGGAGTCTTGAGCCATTCCAATATAAAGTATAATGGGTctgtttgaaaataaataaattgctaGTTGTAGAATATTATATGCACCAGACTTAAAACTTAAACCTAGAATATCAAGCATACAGACATGTCATTTTCTGCCATGTCCAGTTTATTGGAATtgtatcattaataaaaatactCACAAGCATTTAGCACTTAATATTCTCAGACACACTTTTTACATAATTAAACATGGCTTACCTACCGTAACGTGCCAAAAGATTTGTGCGGTGATACGCAATTGTGAGGTTGTATTGAAGAAATGTAAATCCACGGTCAGCTCCAACAGGACGCCACTTGCGTACTTCACCAGATACTCTCTTCAAAGTGCAAAAAAGTGAAACAAACATATTCCTGTTCAAGGAGTCGCCAACAAATCCTGCACGCTAAAGATGCATGAGGTCTACGAGTAGCATTATACATTGTATCAACACGAGTGCAAGGAACTTTATAAAACTTCCTAAACCACAAAGAAAAGTATCAGTCTCACAAGTTAAACCTATAATGAAAAGTTGAGTTTGGCACAGACATATATTTGTAGATGGTGGGACTTGCAAGCATAGGATAATAGATGCAGATGTGACtcaatgtatattttaaaattgaatgttACCATTCATTATTGATCGCTGATATCTTTTATAAGATTGGGATGAATTGAGCTATCTTGATTGTTCACTTCAGCTGTATTTCACATTACTGAAGCCTGGAGGGACTCATAGTATATTCTTGTAAGGATTTTAGCCCGTCAAGCAGTACAAGCAAAagcaatttataatttatcatagtACAGTACGGAATAATTATCTGAAAATTTCTAGCGCCACATATTGTAAAACTAAAATCAGGAAAGTGATTAGATATTTTAGTCTCCGGAGCTTTCTATTTCCAGGTACGGTAAAAGTAGGCTCCATTTAGGTGGAATAACgaaatttgatataattttaaaaaaaaagtgccgtaaatatttgtaaattgcaTTTCATTTACATTCAGACATACAAAACACAAACTATAGAACTTTATCAAGTTGGGTTATACTTATTCCTACTTCCTATTCATTTATCAGTAAGAAAATGCAATCTCTCCTTACTTTACTCTACCTTCTTACATCTTTCTTTTCCATCTTAAAATTTTTCACAACATTAAAGGCATTACACCCTAATACATTCACAGAAAGATAATCCAAGGTCAAATCTAATGAGAGGTATTCACATTATGTGAAACCTAAACTTACTCTTACAAATTTCTAGTCTACTTAGTACCTACATACTAATTATGAATATTCATGACATGTTACAACAAACTCACATGTGTGTTGCAACATAATTTCCACAAGGTGTCAATTCAATTAGACCACGAGGAATGTGTAAATCTGTAACACAAGATTGCAACTAATAAAAACGGTCTATATAATGCCAGTGTAGCTTAGATGCTCACAGAGGATAACAACTAACCTAATCAGATTGCAACAAACACTATAACTTCTAGCTCTGACAATCACTTTTTATATTAcatcaaatatatataccaaaTAAAACATTTCAAACTTCATTACTTTCTCGCAATCTAAACTGTACACAGAGAGTTGTGCTTAATACAGGCATAATTAGCTAGCGAACTAGCTACAGATGACCGAATCAAGGCAGCTTGGTATAAAATCAAAGGCAGCACTTTTACAAATCACTAAAAGTAGGCTAAATTAGTTTGTACCTGaacaaaaaaatcacatacagagagagagagagagagagagagagagagtacctaTATTAGTGTTTCTGTATAACCTGAGAAATGCTACGGGATCAAACTGAGGGAGATCACATTCATTAGGTTTCCACCGCCACTTAATTATCTCAAACGCATTCGATTTATTGCTCGCAATGCAATTCCATCCTTTAAATATCTCTTTACATGTACTATCATATCTCGGAGGAGATCTGACCGTCGGATCGTAGATCCACTTTCCCTCGGAGTAATTACACGGCGTTCGATTATCGGAGAGAGAGTGAAAAGTAGGGGAGAGAGAAGGCGATTTGAAGAGAGAGAAAGCGAGATAGAGAGAGGCGGTGCAGAGGAGAGAGAGTAAGAGAATGGAGGTGCGAGATGAGGAGTGTGTGGCGCCGGTGGAGAGAGAATAGGTACGCTTTGTGTGATGGTCTCGCACGCCGGCCATGCCGCTTATTTTTAGCTCAGATGCATTTTGCCGGTTGATTTATGTAACTGTGAGTAAAGAAGGGTAGTAGTTTCCTTTTTCAGAGATACTCGGCGGACGTCCTAAGTCCTTCTTTAacgtaaaaaagtgaagtaagaAATTTGTGTTTTGGAAAGAGGTGGAAGTCATAAAATAAAAGTTGATACTTCTAgctttttttaagaatttttttattttttacacaaatcatacgaataagtgcttttaACTTGGCTTTACAAGCTGTCGCCAAATACCACCTCAATATAATATACGGTGCATAAGTAATTGCCTTGAAAATCGGGTGAAAGTCCATTTTAACGTAATTTCAAATATGATTGACCAAAATAACTGATTTCGGAAAAGGGAACGAAAATAACCACTGATATTCGCATGTTCAGGATGCGTATCTCCTATACGCATCTCAGTGATGCGCCTGTAATGCAAATTCTTCCAAAACTGTAATATACATACGCATGGTCATAATGTGTGTCGGTATACGCATCGTCATAATGCGTGTCCATGTACAGT
This genomic window contains:
- the LOC108224998 gene encoding pathogenesis-related leaf protein 4; translation: MENKYLYLLTFLTLATLSHHSHAQNSNQDFLNAHNTARSQVGVGPMVWDAVVAQYALNYTNSRIGDCGLVHSGGPYGENLAKGSGSFTGTAAVNLWVAEKADYNYATNTCASGKVCGHYTQVVWRNSVRLGCARVLCSNGVWWFITCSYDPPGNYIGQKPY
- the LOC108228178 gene encoding pathogenesis-related protein 1B-like, encoding MSLDKFALLLLAFLILANFFHHSQGQNSEQDYLDAHNKARAEVGVGPMTWDVTVAAYALNYTNLRARDCNLIHSNGRYGENLAKGTGSFTGTDAVELWINEKIYYNNASNTCARDQVCGHYTQVVWRSSIRLGCARVLCSNGLWWFVTCSYDPPGNIIVIGSSSTLGKRASIWKILVLSLTILTIIIS
- the LOC108228177 gene encoding protein trichome birefringence-like 13, which produces MAGVRDHHTKRTYSLSTGATHSSSRTSILLLSLLCTASLYLAFSLFKSPSLSPTFHSLSDNRTPCNYSEGKWIYDPTVRSPPRYDSTCKEIFKGWNCIASNKSNAFEIIKWRWKPNECDLPQFDPVAFLRLYRNTNIGFVGDSLNRNMFVSLFCTLKRVSGEVRKWRPVGADRGFTFLQYNLTIAYHRTNLLARYGSWLASDSNGKLESLGYKEGYRVDVDVPDGTWAEAPTFHDILILNTGHWWWAPSKFDPVKSPMLFFEKGLPLVPPVSPDVGLDMVLRHMTSFVERKSRPGTVLFFRTQSPRHFEGGDWDQGGSCQRLQPLMPQQVEELFALKNNATNVETRLVNQHLYKALKSSTFHVLDITHMSEYRADAHPSTSGGKKHDDCMHWCLPGLTDVWNDLFIAQLKRVKVKS